A single genomic interval of Thermoflexus sp. harbors:
- a CDS encoding flippase, producing the protein MRRWKGILVAIGPVLVFAGLPVLLLGPTLTGARTLIPADNLYEWQPWRSAAERFGITIPHNALLSDLVLENYAWKRFLVAAFRRGELPLWNPDLFAGAPFLANGQHSALYPFTLLFLIFPIPQAYGLFNALQLFLAGLGMYGLARAWGLGRAAATFAGVAYELSAFMVVSLVFPMIVAGAAWLPYLLAALHAMIERRPLLGRPAALPWALLSALALGMNILAGHVEITYYTVLVGAGYGLWGAWKTWRRIRAPSLPDRLQALATLGWVGLALGLGFALGAAQWVPLYEVVRENFREGTATLEQVRGWAYPWRHLLVFLIPDFYGNPSHHGVRDVFTGEWVPFTVNAYGQPNPNGAFTSHWGIKNYVEGGAYLGLLPWAFAILALVRWRSSLRSRAPVGFLILLAGLSFSFAFGLPTYALLYYGLPGINQLHSPFRWIWPFALAMAGLAGVGFDQIMREDGRERQWVAAGMLGIGVGILAGLGLARWAVPDAALALADRALHALAKAPEAFPDARMFFSYQFWNLLRFGLVATGSGLALAALRRRWGPPLAIGMLALDLLQAGAGFNPAADPRWLTYEPPVVRFLKQDTHLWRLTTFDPHGRKTFHANGPWLYDLQDIRGYDSIILKRYVAYLSAIQPQHELPFNRIAPITDPNALDSPLLDALNVKYVITEETIPSPRYTLVYEGEVRVYRNEGAMPRAWTLPLTATIFHRDPIAALRQFDPRFYVVVDGPVPGLEQFGAPGNPRPATITAYGINEVWVDVAVEVPSWLVLADTFFPGWVAYRRPIGGGEPEEQPLAIYAANGLFRAVILPPGRWTVRFRYSPLSVKLGLFTTFIGGMAALFMLIVWTWGRLYRAEMEQSTVRRVFKNSLTAMALNLFTRSIDFAFAALMLRILGPEAAGKYYFAIVLVSWYEILSNFGLNVWLTREGAKHPEAVNRYFVNSAAMRLILLTAWMPLLLAVTGLWMGVFRLTGDTALAILLLALAQVPASLATGVTALFYVYEKAEIPAALTVVTVLLKVSFGVPILLAGGGFVGLAASSIAVNLITLALLSGIAFRLFFRPRWEDDPALRREMVRESGPLMLNHLLATLFFKIDVPILQALKGDLQVGWYSTAYKWLDALNIIPAYTTFAVFPVISRQAAGSLEAMRRSVILTLKGLAAVAVFTAALFTFLAEPLSWLLGGAQYLPHAAIALRIMIWSIPIGWMNSLINYVLVALGRQRYQTKAFMIALGFNGIANLLTIPTFGYPAAAVITILSEIVEGMAFYYDLRRTMGPLPWGEILGRPLIAGGVMIGLMGALWGVAPLMALALGALGFGAAWWGLRPFTPEEWTRIREALPVPGIRGRANSEP; encoded by the coding sequence CTCAGGCCTATGGCCTCTTCAATGCCCTGCAGCTTTTCCTGGCCGGGCTGGGGATGTATGGGCTGGCCCGGGCGTGGGGGCTGGGCCGGGCGGCCGCGACGTTCGCCGGGGTGGCTTACGAGCTGAGCGCCTTCATGGTGGTCAGTCTGGTGTTCCCGATGATCGTCGCCGGCGCGGCATGGCTCCCTTATCTGCTTGCGGCACTCCACGCGATGATCGAGCGGCGCCCTCTGCTCGGCCGCCCCGCGGCGCTGCCGTGGGCGCTTCTATCGGCCCTGGCCCTGGGGATGAACATCCTGGCCGGCCATGTGGAGATCACCTATTACACGGTCCTGGTCGGCGCCGGATACGGCCTGTGGGGAGCCTGGAAGACGTGGCGCCGCATCCGGGCGCCATCCCTCCCCGACCGTCTCCAGGCCCTGGCGACGCTGGGATGGGTTGGTCTCGCGCTGGGGCTGGGGTTCGCCCTCGGCGCAGCGCAATGGGTTCCCCTCTATGAGGTGGTGCGGGAGAACTTCCGGGAGGGAACGGCCACGCTGGAGCAGGTGCGGGGATGGGCCTATCCCTGGCGGCACCTTCTGGTCTTCCTGATCCCGGACTTTTACGGCAACCCCAGCCATCACGGAGTGCGGGATGTGTTCACCGGGGAGTGGGTGCCGTTCACGGTGAACGCCTACGGACAGCCCAATCCCAATGGGGCCTTCACCAGCCACTGGGGGATCAAAAACTATGTGGAAGGGGGCGCTTATCTGGGGCTCCTGCCCTGGGCTTTCGCCATCCTGGCCCTCGTCCGCTGGCGCTCCTCCCTTCGATCCCGCGCGCCAGTAGGGTTCCTGATCCTCCTGGCGGGGCTTTCGTTCTCCTTCGCCTTCGGGCTGCCCACCTACGCGCTGCTGTATTACGGCCTGCCGGGCATCAACCAGCTGCACTCCCCCTTCCGTTGGATCTGGCCCTTCGCCCTGGCGATGGCCGGGCTGGCCGGCGTCGGGTTCGATCAGATCATGCGCGAGGATGGACGTGAGCGGCAGTGGGTGGCCGCTGGGATGCTGGGGATCGGTGTAGGGATCCTTGCGGGGCTGGGCCTGGCCCGGTGGGCGGTCCCGGATGCGGCGCTGGCCCTGGCGGATCGCGCCCTTCACGCGCTGGCGAAGGCGCCGGAGGCCTTCCCCGACGCCCGTATGTTCTTCTCCTATCAGTTCTGGAATCTGCTTCGCTTCGGGCTGGTGGCGACAGGAAGCGGCCTGGCCCTGGCAGCGCTCCGGCGGCGATGGGGGCCGCCGCTGGCCATCGGGATGCTGGCCCTGGATCTGCTCCAGGCGGGGGCAGGCTTCAACCCGGCGGCCGATCCCCGATGGCTGACTTACGAGCCGCCGGTAGTGCGCTTTCTGAAGCAGGATACCCACCTGTGGCGGTTGACCACCTTTGATCCGCACGGCCGGAAAACCTTTCACGCCAATGGGCCCTGGCTCTATGACCTCCAGGACATCCGCGGCTATGACTCCATCATCCTGAAGCGCTATGTGGCCTATCTCTCGGCCATCCAGCCCCAGCATGAGCTTCCGTTCAATCGCATTGCCCCCATCACGGATCCGAACGCCCTGGATTCGCCATTGCTGGACGCCCTGAACGTGAAATATGTGATCACCGAGGAGACTATCCCCTCGCCGCGATACACCCTGGTTTATGAAGGGGAAGTGCGGGTCTACCGGAATGAAGGGGCCATGCCCCGGGCCTGGACCCTTCCCCTGACGGCCACCATCTTCCACCGGGATCCCATCGCGGCGCTGCGGCAGTTCGACCCCCGGTTCTATGTCGTGGTGGATGGGCCTGTCCCCGGGCTGGAACAGTTCGGGGCGCCCGGGAACCCTCGTCCGGCCACCATCACCGCGTATGGGATCAACGAGGTGTGGGTCGATGTGGCGGTCGAAGTGCCCTCCTGGCTGGTGCTGGCGGATACGTTCTTCCCGGGCTGGGTGGCCTACCGCCGGCCCATCGGGGGAGGCGAGCCGGAGGAGCAGCCGCTGGCGATCTACGCGGCCAACGGCCTCTTCCGCGCGGTCATCCTTCCCCCCGGCCGATGGACTGTCCGCTTCCGCTACAGTCCTCTCTCGGTCAAGCTGGGGCTCTTCACCACCTTCATCGGCGGCATGGCGGCCCTCTTCATGCTGATCGTCTGGACATGGGGGCGCCTGTATCGGGCGGAGATGGAGCAATCCACCGTCCGCCGGGTTTTCAAGAACAGCCTGACCGCCATGGCCCTCAACCTCTTCACCCGCTCCATCGACTTTGCCTTCGCTGCCCTGATGTTGCGTATCCTGGGCCCGGAGGCGGCCGGGAAATATTACTTCGCCATCGTGCTGGTCAGCTGGTATGAGATCCTCTCGAACTTCGGCCTCAACGTGTGGCTCACCCGGGAGGGGGCAAAACATCCGGAGGCGGTGAATCGCTATTTCGTCAACAGCGCCGCTATGCGCCTGATCCTGTTAACGGCCTGGATGCCCCTGCTGCTGGCCGTCACCGGCCTCTGGATGGGTGTGTTCCGGCTCACCGGCGATACCGCTCTGGCGATCCTCCTCCTGGCCCTGGCCCAGGTTCCCGCCAGCCTCGCTACCGGGGTCACCGCGCTCTTCTACGTCTATGAGAAGGCGGAGATCCCGGCTGCCCTCACGGTGGTGACGGTGCTCCTGAAGGTGAGTTTCGGGGTGCCCATCCTGCTGGCCGGGGGCGGTTTCGTGGGGCTGGCCGCCTCCTCCATCGCGGTCAATCTCATCACCCTCGCCCTGTTAAGCGGGATCGCTTTCCGCCTCTTTTTCCGCCCTCGCTGGGAGGACGACCCGGCCCTGCGTCGGGAAATGGTTCGGGAATCGGGGCCCCTGATGCTCAATCATCTCCTGGCCACCCTGTTCTTCAAGATCGACGTGCCGATCCTCCAGGCGTTGAAGGGCGATCTGCAGGTGGGGTGGTATAGCACGGCTTACAAGTGGCTGGACGCGCTGAACATCATCCCGGCTTACACCACTTTTGCAGTGTTCCCGGTGATCTCCCGCCAGGCGGCCGGCTCGCTGGAGGCCATGCGGCGTTCCGTGATCCTGACCCTCAAGGGGCTGGCGGCGGTGGCGGTCTTCACCGCCGCGCTCTTCACCTTCCTGGCGGAGCCGCTTTCCTGGCTCCTGGGGGGCGCCCAGTATCTCCCGCACGCGGCCATCGCCCTGCGGATCATGATCTGGTCCATCCCCATCGGCTGGATGAACAGCCTGATCAACTATGTTCTGGTCGCCCTGGGGCGACAGCGTTATCAGACGAAAGCCTTCATGATCGCTCTGGGGTTCAACGGGATCGCCAACCTGCTCACCATCCCGACCTTCGGTTACCCGGCGGCGGCCGTGATCACCATCCTGTCCGAGATCGTGGAGGGGATGGCGTTCTATTACGACCTGCGGCGGACGATGGGCCCGCTGCCGTGGGGGGAGATCCTGGGGCGGCCGCTGATCGCCGGGGGGGTGATGATCGGACTGATGGGGGCTTTATGGGGCGTTGCGCCGCTGATGGCGCTGGCCCTGGGCGCCCTCGGCTTTGGAGCGGCATGGTGGGGGTTGAGGCCCTTCACCCCGGAGGAGTGGACCCGAATCCGGGAAGCGCTCCCGGTTCCGGGGATCCGGGGGCGGGCAAATAGCGAGCCGTAA